The Faecalibacterium sp. I3-3-89 sequence AAATTTGCCGAGGATATTTCGGATGACATCGACGACGCCGTGGAGGCCCTCCGGGACGAGGATCTCCCTGCCGCACGGCAGGCTCTGGCCGAGGGAGCAAAGCTTTGCGACGAGATGCGGGAAGGGATGAACCATCTTCTCCGCACGCAGGACTTCACGGAACTGGAGAGCGCTCTCCGTGCCGCCGACGGCCACCTCGAGATGAATGCTCCCGAGGAAGCCCTCGGCGAACTGCGCCGGGCACAGGTTCAGGTGGAAACTCTGGAATGGCTTTCCCGGAGATTCGTTTAATTAAATCTCCGAGACTCGTTTTTATTTCGTGTAATCTTCGTTATCTGAAATTTATTTGCCCCAGCCTGCCGAGAAATAAGAGCTATAAACCGGATTTTATGCAGAGAGTTGCCGCAATTTTAATCGGTTCATCATTCATTTTTTCATATTAAATGCCTCGTTCTGAAATCATCGCCCTCTATCTGCACCCTATATAGATTTTTATATGGGGCATCTTCGGCAATTCCCCAAAGACCCTTCCCGTCCGGATACAACGTGCACAAAAAAGCGCCCCATCCCCTGCCCTGCGGCAGAGAATGAGGCGCTTATGGCTTTGGAGCCAGATTATTTCTTGCGGTCGCCCATCAGCTTTTTCAGCTCATTGAAGAAGCTTTCGACGTCCGCGAACTGCTGGTAGACCGAGGCAAAGCGGACATAGGCCACCTCGTCGATCTTTTTCAGCTCCTGCATGGTCAGTTCACCGATGCGCACGCTGGTCACTTCGCGGTCGTAGGTGCTCATCAGGGTCTGCTCGATGCTGCTGACGGCGCGTTCCAGCGCTTCGTAGCTCACCGGGCGCTTGGCGCAGGCGCGAAGCATGGCGTTCAGCAGCTTCTGTCGGTCGAACGGCTCGCGGGAATTATCCTTCTTGATGACGATGAGCGGCACTGTCTCCACCACCTCGTAGGTCGTGAACCGCATATGGCAGTTCAGACACTCCCGGCGGCGGCGGATGCGCTCACTGTCTTCGGTGGGGCGGGAATCAATGACTTTGGACTCCTCATCGCCGCAATAGGGGCATTTCATGGTCGTTCCTCCTATAGCAGTTTGCGTTTTTAATGCACAGGCAACATCCGCAAACTGCATGTCGCAAAGATGCCGTTTTGACAGGCACTATTTTTGAAAATTGCGATAAAAAATCGGGACAGATTTGCATCAGGGTCCAGCGGCTCAGTTTTTCTTTGCGCCCTTGCGTTCGCTCCATGCCACCCAAGCGGAGGTGGAGACGCACAGCGAGGTGTACACGCCGCTGAGCATACCCATCATCAGGGGGAAGGCAAAGGTAAAGATGCTGTCCAGACCATACAGCTTGGAGACGACGCACATCACGCCCAGCGCCATCACAGTGGTGACGGTGGTGATGATGGTGCGGCGGGCCGACTGGTTGACAGAGTGATTGACCAGCTCTTCGAAGCTGGCCTTCTTGCCCAGCAGGCTGCGATTCTCACGGATGCGGTCGTAGACGACGACGGTATCGTTGATGGAGTAGCCGAGGATGGTCAGCATCGCCGCAATGAAGTTGCCATCCAGCGGGGCACGCAGCAGCACGAAGGTGCCGAACACCACCATCAGGTCGTTGAGCAGGGCCAGAACGGCCATCATGCCGCCGGTCAGGCCGCCGATCCTCTTGAAGCGGTATGCGATGTAGGCGAGGATGAGCACCAGCGCGAACACCACGGCCACCAGACTCTTCTGGAGGAACTTCATGCCCATTGCGGCGCTGACATTGCTCAGAGAGAGCTGTGCGAAGGAGTTGTCAGGGTAGCTCTCGTTCAGAGAGTCCAGCAGGGTCTGCACCTCGTCGGTGGTGACAGTCTCGGTGCCGGGCATCGAGATCTTCAGGGCCTGCTCCCCTGTTGCGACGTTCTCGCCGGTCTGCAGGGTCAGGCCGTTGCTGCCCAGCGCCTCGGAGGCCGTCTTCTGGACGGCAGACATCTCAAAGCTGTTCTCGTAGCTCAGGGTGATCATCGCACCGCCGGTGAACTCGGTGTCCAGATGGACGCCCAGCACCACCGCACAGAGGACGATCGCCGCCATCAGACAGGCGGAGAAGGTCAGGAAACGCTTGCGCAGACCAACGAAGTTGACCTGCTTCTTCTCGGTGGGAGTCTTACCGGGAGCATCCGCACCGTAGAGACGGGGGTTCCGCAGGGCCTTGATGGAAGCAGCGCCCCGGATCATGGTACGGGTGGCAAAGATGCCAAACACGAAGTTGAGCAGCACGCCGGTGAGCAGCGTGTAGCCGAAGGCGTAGATGGTGCCTGCGGTCGAGGGGCCGAAAGCAAAGAAGACGAAGTGCAGGGCCTTGGCAAAGAAGCCGTCCGAGGGGCCGAAGGCACCCATCAGGACGACCGCAACGATGACGATGGTCACATTGCCGTCGATAATGGGGGTCAGGCCGCGGGCAAAGCCGCTCTTGAGCGCGCCGTCGAGGCTCTTGCCGCTGCGCAGCTCCTCCTTGATGCGCTCGGCGGTGATGACGTTGGCATCCACGCCCATGCCGATGGCGAGGATGATGCCAGCGATGCCGGGCAGGGTCAGGGTGAAGCTCTCAAACACCGGGAAGTAGCCGGAGACGAAGGCCAGCGTGGCCGCCACCTGACCGGCCAGCGCAATGCAGGCGAGGAAGCCGGGCAGACGGTAGAGGGCCGTCATGAGCACGAGGATGAGGGCAAAGGCGATGACACCGGCCAGCACCATGGCGCTCAGGCTGTTCTCGCCCAGACTCGGGCTGATGGTGGAGTAGCTGTCCACGCTCAGCGCAAAGGGCAGAGAGCCGGAGTTGATCTGGCGGGCCATTTTGACGACATCTTCCTGCGTGAAGGGATTCGCCGCAGAGCTGGTGATGATGGCAGAGCCGTCGGTGATGGCGGCGTTGACGCTGGCGGTGCTGACGTTCTCGTCGTCCAGCCAGATGCTGATGCTGCCGCCGTTCTGGTACAGACGGGTGGTGGCGTCGCCGAATGCCTTGGCACCCTCGTCAGTAAACTTCAGCGCCACATAGTACTCGGAGCTGCTGCCGTTGACGGGGCCGTACTGGGCAGCAGCACTCTCCACCATCGAGCCGTCAAGCACCAGCGCACCGTCTGCGCTGCTCCCCTCCCGGAAGGTCAGGTAGGCGGTGGTGCCGATCTCCTCGATGGCGGCTTCGGGGTCGAACTCGGTCTCGCCCGACTGCCACGGGAACTCGAGGATGAGGCTGTCGGAGTTGTTGTCCACATACAGCTCATAGTCGGTCACGTTGAGGGCGACCAGACGGTTCTCGATGACCAGCTGAGCAGCCTCAAGCTGGTCGTCGGTGGCGTCGTAGCCGTCGGAGGGGACGAAGGTGACGTTGACGCCGCCCTTGATGTCCACACCGAAGCGGATGTCCTTCGCTCCCTTGATGTAGGTGGTGGTCACATCACCGTACTTGACCGCAACACCGAAGAACGCCGTATAGACGAACGCCGCGATCACAAGCACCGTGAGGATAAGCTGCCATGCTTTGCCTTTCGTTTTCATATGAATCGGGAAACCTCCAAATATAATATGAAGCTGCTTTCCGGTCTTGGAAACAACTTCAAAATCTCCGCTGCGCCGTCTGAGCGGCAGCACAGCGGAGATTTGTGCAGTGGAAAGATCAGTCCTTTTCCGTCAGCAGTTTCTCGACTGCTGCCAGACGGACGCAGACACAGAGCAGGTCGGATGCGGTCTCCACCTCATCCAGACTGGGATAAGTGGGCGCGATGCGCAGGTGGGAATCATCCGGGTCCTTGTGGTAGGGGTATGCAGAGCCTGCGCCGGTGAGGGTCAGGCCGCACTCCTTGCACAGCTGAGCCACCCGCTTTGCGCAGCCGGGCATGACATAGAGGCTGATGAAGTAGCCGCCCTTGGGGTTCGTCCAGTGGGCGATGTCGCCGCAGGGGGTCAGCTCTTCGTTGAAGGCTGTCTTGACGGCATCGAAGCAGGGCACCAGACGACGGCGGTGCTTTGCCATGTGGGCCAGAACGCCCTCCTTGTTCTTGAGGAAGCGGACGTGGCGCAGCTGGTTCATCTTGTCGTAGCTGATGATCATGACCGAGAAGCGCTTGCAGATGTACTTCATCATGGCCTCGCTGCAAGCCAGAGCGGAGACGCCAGCGCCCGGGAAGGTGATCTTGCTGGTGGAGGTGAACATAAAGACGCGGTCTTCGTTGCCGTACTTCTTGCACTCGTTCAGCAGGACGGGGGTCTCGATGATCTCCTCCGTCAGATGGTGGACGATGTAAGCCTCATCCCAGAAGATCTTGAAGTCGGGGGCGGCGGTCTTCATCTTAGCAAAGCGGTCGATGGTCTCATCGCTGTAGGTGTAGCCGTCGGGGTTGGAATACTGCGGCACGCACCAGATGCCCTTGATGGTGTCATCCTCGGCCACCAGCTTCTCGACGACGTCCATGTCGGGGCCGTTTGGGGTCATGGGGACGCTGATCAGCTCGAAGCCGAACTCCTCGGTGATGGAAAAATGGCGGTCATAGCCGGGCACCGGGCAGAGGAACTTCCGCTTCTCCACCTGAGACCACGGGCAGGGAGACTCCGGGAAACCGAAGCTGTAGCCCATCGAGATGAGGTTGTACATCAGCTGCAGGCTGGAGTTGCCGCCCACAAAGACCTCCTCGGGCTTCACGCCCATCACGTCGGCGAACAGCTCGCGGGCCTCATGCAGGCCCTCCAGATCGCCGTAGTTGCGGGCGTCGGTGCCGGCGTCGGTGGTGTAATCCGTCATCTGCAGCAGACCCATTGCCAGATCCATCTGGTGAGGGCCGGGCTTGCCGCGGGCCATGTTCAGCTTCAGGCCCATCGCCTGAAACTTTTTGTACTCTTCTTCCAGAGCCGCCTTTTCGGCAGCCAGTTCGTCGCGGGTCATCTCAAAATAATTTGCCATAACACACACTCCTTTATCGTACGTTCTATTTCCCACAGGGTCCGGTACTGTATCTCTGCGAAGCAGGTTCATGCCAGTGGGCCGCTCCGATTTTTACCCTCACAGTTCCAGACTTTTATAGTTTACTACAATTTGACCTCGGAAACAAGTCGGATGGCACAAAAAGACCCCGCCAAAAAGTAAAAAGCTTTCAGCGGGGCCTGTTCTCCCCTGCTGCGCGCTGCCGCTCAGCTCAGGGAAGGCTGGTTCTTATAACGCTTGCGCACTGCGCCGTACTCCATGTGTGCCTCGCCGCCCTCTACCGTATCCTCGTCGATGGTGACGCGGATGATGGTGGGGTCTGTGGGCACATTGTACATGACGGGCATCAGGATGTTCTCCATCACGCTGCGCAGACCGCGGGCACCGGTCTTGCGCTCGATGGTCTTCCGCGCAATGGCGTGGAGGGCCTCATCGGTGATGTTCAGCTCCACATTATCCATGGCCAGCAGCTCTTTGTACTGCTTGACCAGACTGTTTCGAGGCTCCTTCAGGACACGCACCAGCGCATCCTCGTCCAGATCATCCAGCACCGTAATGACCGGCAGACGGCCGATCAGTTCGGGGATGAGGCCGAACTTGACGAGGTCGTGGGGTTCGACCTTCTGCAGCAGGGCTTTCTGGGCCTCGCTGGAATTGTCCTTCAGGCTGCTGCCGAAGCCCAGAGCGGACTTATCGGTGCGGCGAAGGATATACTTGTCCAGACCGTCGAAGGCACCGCCGCA is a genomic window containing:
- a CDS encoding DUF4363 family protein, translating into MKRIYACLCIVAVLLSIAFYSSWRVQKFAEDISDDIDDAVEALRDEDLPAARQALAEGAKLCDEMREGMNHLLRTQDFTELESALRAADGHLEMNAPEEALGELRRAQVQVETLEWLSRRFV
- the nrdR gene encoding transcriptional regulator NrdR, with translation MKCPYCGDEESKVIDSRPTEDSERIRRRRECLNCHMRFTTYEVVETVPLIVIKKDNSREPFDRQKLLNAMLRACAKRPVSYEALERAVSSIEQTLMSTYDREVTSVRIGELTMQELKKIDEVAYVRFASVYQQFADVESFFNELKKLMGDRKK
- the secF gene encoding protein translocase subunit SecF, giving the protein MKTKGKAWQLILTVLVIAAFVYTAFFGVAVKYGDVTTTYIKGAKDIRFGVDIKGGVNVTFVPSDGYDATDDQLEAAQLVIENRLVALNVTDYELYVDNNSDSLILEFPWQSGETEFDPEAAIEEIGTTAYLTFREGSSADGALVLDGSMVESAAAQYGPVNGSSSEYYVALKFTDEGAKAFGDATTRLYQNGGSISIWLDDENVSTASVNAAITDGSAIITSSAANPFTQEDVVKMARQINSGSLPFALSVDSYSTISPSLGENSLSAMVLAGVIAFALILVLMTALYRLPGFLACIALAGQVAATLAFVSGYFPVFESFTLTLPGIAGIILAIGMGVDANVITAERIKEELRSGKSLDGALKSGFARGLTPIIDGNVTIVIVAVVLMGAFGPSDGFFAKALHFVFFAFGPSTAGTIYAFGYTLLTGVLLNFVFGIFATRTMIRGAASIKALRNPRLYGADAPGKTPTEKKQVNFVGLRKRFLTFSACLMAAIVLCAVVLGVHLDTEFTGGAMITLSYENSFEMSAVQKTASEALGSNGLTLQTGENVATGEQALKISMPGTETVTTDEVQTLLDSLNESYPDNSFAQLSLSNVSAAMGMKFLQKSLVAVVFALVLILAYIAYRFKRIGGLTGGMMAVLALLNDLMVVFGTFVLLRAPLDGNFIAAMLTILGYSINDTVVVYDRIRENRSLLGKKASFEELVNHSVNQSARRTIITTVTTVMALGVMCVVSKLYGLDSIFTFAFPLMMGMLSGVYTSLCVSTSAWVAWSERKGAKKN
- a CDS encoding aminotransferase class I/II-fold pyridoxal phosphate-dependent enzyme is translated as MANYFEMTRDELAAEKAALEEEYKKFQAMGLKLNMARGKPGPHQMDLAMGLLQMTDYTTDAGTDARNYGDLEGLHEARELFADVMGVKPEEVFVGGNSSLQLMYNLISMGYSFGFPESPCPWSQVEKRKFLCPVPGYDRHFSITEEFGFELISVPMTPNGPDMDVVEKLVAEDDTIKGIWCVPQYSNPDGYTYSDETIDRFAKMKTAAPDFKIFWDEAYIVHHLTEEIIETPVLLNECKKYGNEDRVFMFTSTSKITFPGAGVSALACSEAMMKYICKRFSVMIISYDKMNQLRHVRFLKNKEGVLAHMAKHRRRLVPCFDAVKTAFNEELTPCGDIAHWTNPKGGYFISLYVMPGCAKRVAQLCKECGLTLTGAGSAYPYHKDPDDSHLRIAPTYPSLDEVETASDLLCVCVRLAAVEKLLTEKD